In a genomic window of Erigeron canadensis isolate Cc75 chromosome 5, C_canadensis_v1, whole genome shotgun sequence:
- the LOC122600750 gene encoding universal stress protein PHOS34-like isoform X2 yields the protein METVKALEEEEQHKWREVILPSLIPVVPEPELERESGERRRGRDIVIAIDHGSKSKHAFDWALVHLCRLADTIHLVHAVSSVKNEVVYEETQALMEKLAVEALQVAMVKTAARIVEGDAGKAICKEAERVKPAAVVMGTRGRGILKSVLKGSVSEYCFHNCKAAPVIIVPATEAGEESVISLEKS from the exons ATGGAAACTGTGAAAgcattggaagaagaagagcAGCACAAGTGGAGGGAAGTGATCTTACCATCTTTGATACCTGTGGTTCCCGAGCCCGAACTTGAGCGGGAGTCTGGTGAGAGGCGAAGAGGTCGTGATATTGTTATCGCCATTGATCATGGCTCGAAATCTAAACATGCCTTCGACTGGGCACTTGTTCATCTTTGCCGCCTAGCCGATACCATCCACCTTGTTCATGCGGTTTCTA GTGTGAAGAATGAGGTTGTGTATGAAGAGACACAGGCTTTAATGGAAAAACTTGCTGTTGAGGCTCTACAAGTTGCCATG GTTAAAACAGCTGCTCGGATAGTGGAAGGAGATGCAGGAAAGGCAATTTGCAAAGAAGCAGAGAGGGTGAAGCCCGCGGCTGTTGTTATGGGTACCAGAGGCCGCGGCATATTAAAAAG TGTATTGAAGGGAAGTGTAAGCGAATATTGTTTCCACAACTGCAAAGCAGCACCGGTTATAATCGTGCCTGCCACAG AAGCAGGGGAGGAATCAGTCATTTCCTTGGAGAAGAGTTAA
- the LOC122600750 gene encoding universal stress protein PHOS34-like isoform X1, whose amino-acid sequence MTESSSMETVKALEEEEQHKWREVILPSLIPVVPEPELERESGERRRGRDIVIAIDHGSKSKHAFDWALVHLCRLADTIHLVHAVSSVKNEVVYEETQALMEKLAVEALQVAMVKTAARIVEGDAGKAICKEAERVKPAAVVMGTRGRGILKSVLKGSVSEYCFHNCKAAPVIIVPATEAGEESVISLEKS is encoded by the exons ATGACAGAAAGCTCATCAATGGAAACTGTGAAAgcattggaagaagaagagcAGCACAAGTGGAGGGAAGTGATCTTACCATCTTTGATACCTGTGGTTCCCGAGCCCGAACTTGAGCGGGAGTCTGGTGAGAGGCGAAGAGGTCGTGATATTGTTATCGCCATTGATCATGGCTCGAAATCTAAACATGCCTTCGACTGGGCACTTGTTCATCTTTGCCGCCTAGCCGATACCATCCACCTTGTTCATGCGGTTTCTA GTGTGAAGAATGAGGTTGTGTATGAAGAGACACAGGCTTTAATGGAAAAACTTGCTGTTGAGGCTCTACAAGTTGCCATG GTTAAAACAGCTGCTCGGATAGTGGAAGGAGATGCAGGAAAGGCAATTTGCAAAGAAGCAGAGAGGGTGAAGCCCGCGGCTGTTGTTATGGGTACCAGAGGCCGCGGCATATTAAAAAG TGTATTGAAGGGAAGTGTAAGCGAATATTGTTTCCACAACTGCAAAGCAGCACCGGTTATAATCGTGCCTGCCACAG AAGCAGGGGAGGAATCAGTCATTTCCTTGGAGAAGAGTTAA